In the genome of Sardina pilchardus chromosome 14, fSarPil1.1, whole genome shotgun sequence, one region contains:
- the ntmt1 gene encoding N-terminal Xaa-Pro-Lys N-methyltransferase 1: MDEVIGQEGTFYAKAEGYWKQVPPTVDGMLGGYGSISSIDINGSKKFLQKFLGEGQGKTNAGVALDCGAGIGRITKRLLLPLFHKVDLVDVTQEFLDKAKAYLGEEGKKVDNYFCCGLQDFQPQAGRYDVIWIQWVIGHLTDEHLVEFLRRCQGGLRPGGLIVIKDNVAYDGVIPDDVDSSVCRDLPLVRRLIKQAGLGVVCEEQQLNFPEEIYQVWTLAMR; encoded by the exons ATGGATGAGGTCATTGGGCAGGAGGGTACATTTTACGCCAAGGCAGAGGGCTACTGGAAGCAAGTCCCTCCCACGGTGGATGGTATGCTAGGGGGCTATGGCAGCATCTCAAGCATAGACATAAACGGCTCTAAGAAGTTCCTGCAGAAATTCCTTGGG GAGGGTCAGGGGAAGACCAACGCCGGGGTCGCCCTGGACTGTGGAGCTGGCATCGGCCGCATCACCAAGCGGCTCCTGCTGCCGCTCTTCCACAAGGTGGACCTGGTGGACGTCACACAGGAGTTCCTGGACAAAGCCAAGGCCTACCTAGGGGAGGAGGGCAAGAAGGTGGACAACTATTTCTGCTGTGGCCTCCAGGACTTCCAGCCTCAGGCTGGCCGCTACGACGTCATCTGGATCCAGTGGGTCATAG GTCACCTTACGGACGAGCATCTGGTCGAGTTCCTGCGTCGTTGCCAGGGTGGCCTGCGGCCCGGCGGGCTGATTGTCATCAAGGACAATGTGGCGTACGACGGCGTGATCCCCGACGACGTGGACAGCAGCGTGTGCCGGGACCTGCCTCTGGTGCGGAGGCTGATCAAGCAGGCCGGCCTGGGCGTCGTGTGTGAGGAACAGCAGCTCAACTTCCCCGAGGAGATCTACCAGGTGTGGACACTAGCAATGAGATAG
- the ndor1 gene encoding NADPH-dependent diflavin oxidoreductase 1 has translation MDRALLVLYGSQTGTAQDTAERIGRQAQRRRMKVRVEALDSYNVVGLISESLVVFVCSTTGQGDPPDNMKNFWRFLFRKSLPVGSLCRLDCAVLGLGDSSYPKFNFVAKKLLKRMSQLGANALLPVGLADDQHDLGADAVIDPWLKAFWEKALALYPLPAGQSLIKDAEPLPPRYAFHFLDTITDESNCRLNAQVDSGPPSSTHPFPARVVFNHRVTSPSHFQDVRHIEFDISGSNIQFSAGDVVMMRPCNAPEDVDEFCQLLRLDPQSQFTLQPTDTSTAVPSRLPQPCSVRHLVEHFLDIAAVPRRSFFELLATFATNELEREKLAEFSSAQGQDELHAYCNRPRRTALEVLADFPHTTAELKVDHLLDLFPEIQPRSFSIASSLLAHPNRAQILLAVVRYRTIMQKPRRGLCSSWLASLDPSQGDVYVPLWVKKGSMKFPRDPDTPVIMVGPGTGVAPFRSALQERISQGRTANVLFFGCRSESKDFYCHSEWEEMVRAGQLILSTAFSRDQEDKIYVQHRVREQAKLLWDLIANKNACFYIAGNAKQMPTGVCDALKEVFQAEGGVSDSEAQEMLDVLEKSGRFQSETWS, from the exons ATGGATCGCGCCCTCCTGGTTTTATATGGAAGCCAGACTGGGACAGCCCAGGACACGGCGGAGCGAATAGGACGGCAAGCCCAGAGAAGGCGGATGAAAGTCCGAGTTGAGGCCCTTGACAGTTACAATGTG GTTGGCTTGATTTCTGAATctttggtggtgtttgtgtgttcgacCACCGGTCAAGGTGACCCTCCAGACAACATGAAG AACTTCTGGAGGTTTCTCTTCAGGAAGTCTTTGCCTGTTGGTTCTTTGTGTCGCCTAGACTGTGCAGTGTTGGGTCTCGGAGACTCCTCTTATCCTAA GTTCAACTTTGTTGCCAAAAAACTCTTAAAGCGTATGTCACAGCTTGGTGCCAATGCTCTGTTGCCAGTGGGACTAGCAGATGACCAGCATGACTTGGG GGCAGATGCAGTGATTGATCCTTGGCTCAAAGCATTCTGGGAAAAAGCACTGGCTCTGTATCCCCTCCCAGCAGGACAGAGCCTTATTAAAGATGCGGAACC ACTTCCACCACGCTATGCATTCCATTTCCTGGACACCATCACGGATGAGTCGAACTGTCGCTTGAATGCACAGGTGGACTCTGggcctccctcctccactcacCCATTCCCAGCCAGGGTGGTGTTCAATCACAGGGTCACAAGCCCCTCCCACTTCCAGGACGTGAGGCACATAGAATTTGACATTAGCGGCTCAAACATTCA GTTCAGTGCTGGGGATGTGGTGATGATGCGGCCCTGTAATGCCCCAGAGGATGTGGACGAGTTCTGCCAGCTGCTACGTCTGGACCCTCAGAGCCAGTTCACTCTGCAGCCCACAGACACCAGCACAG CAGTGCCCAGCCGACTGCCCCAGCCCTGCTCCGTACGGCATCTGGTGGAGCACTTCCTGGACATCGCCGCCGTACCTCGCCGCTCCTTCTTCGAGCTGCTCGCCACCTTCGCCACCAAcgagctggagagggagaagctGGCCGAGTTCAGCTCGGCGCAGGGACAGGACGAGCTGCACGCCTACTGCAACCGGCCTCGCCGCACAGCACTGGAG GTGTTAGCGGACTTTCCCCATACAACGGCAGAGCTGAAGGTGGATCACCTGCTGGATCTGTTCCCTGAGATTCAGCCACGGTCCTTCTCCATAGCCTCATCCCTACTG GCCCATCCCAACAGAGCCCAGATCCTGTTGGCAGTGGTGCGCTACAGAACCATAATGCAGAAACCACGCAGGGGGCTGTGCTCCTCCTGGCTGGCCTCTCTGGACCCATCTCAAG GTGATGTGTATGTGCCGTTGTGGGTTAAGAAGGGAAGCATGAAATTCCCGAGGGATCCTGACACTCCTGTGATCATGGTGGGCCCAGGAACTGGAGTGGCACCGTTCAGATCAGCACTTCAGGAGAGGATCAGTCAGGGAAGAACAG CCAATGTGCTTTTCTTTGGCTGCCGCTCCGAGTCGAAGGACTTCTACTGCCACTCTGAGTGGGAGGAGATGGTGAGGGCTGGACAGCTCATCCTGTCTACAGCATTCTCCAGGGACCAG gaagaCAAAATCTATGTACAACACCGAGTAAGGGAACAAGCAAAGCTCCTATGGGACCTCATAGCTAACAAAAATGCATGTTTCTACATAGCAGG CAATGCCAAGCAGATGCCAACAGGAGTGTGTGATGCCTTGAAGGAGGTGTTTCAGGCAGAGGGGGGCGTGTCTGACTCTGAGGCTCAGGAAATGCTGGATGTCCTGGAGAAGTCCGGGCGCTTCCAGAGTGAAACATGGTCTTAA